The genomic DNA CGGGCCGCGGCGGCGCGGCTAGTTTTCCGGCATCAGCCCAGCTCAACCCCCTTCCTTCGCAACGGAGTCACCAGCATGCCCAGAACCGGGCCCCGTCCCCTCCCGCTGCTCGCCGCCCTCTCCGCGGGAACGCTCCTCCTGACCGCCTGCGGCTCGGGCGGGACGGGCCCGGCGGCGGACAGCGCGTCGGCCACGCCCGTCCAGGGCGGCTCGCTCACCTACGCCACCGACGTCGAGCCGATCTCCTTCGACATCCACGTCAGCCAGCAGGACATCACCGGCGCGATCCAGCGCAACGTCTTCGACTCGCTGGTCCACCAGGACGCCAAGGGCGAGTTCCAGCCCTGGCTGGCCACCAAGTGGGAGATCGGCCCCGACCTGAAGAGCTACACCTTCACGCTGCGCGACGGCGTCAAGTTCACCGACGGCACGCCGTTCGACGCCGAGGCCGTGAAGCTCAACTTCGACCGGATCGTCGCCAAGGAGACCAAGTCCCAGTACGCGGCCAGCCTGCTCGGCCCGTACACCGGCACCCAGGTGGTCGACCCGCACACCGTCAAGGTGACCTTCAGCGAGCCGTTCGCGCCGTTCCTGCAGGCCGCCTCCACCGCCTACCTCGGCTTCTACTCGCCGAAGGCGATCAAGGAGAACGGCGCCAAGCTGGGCGCCGGCGGCCCCGCCGACGTCGGCACCGGCCCGTTCGTCTTCACCGCGTACACCAAGGGCCAGAGCGCCCAGTTCAGCCGCAACCCCGACTACAACTGGGCGCCGGCCGACGCCGCCCACCAGGGCCCGGCCTACCTCGACAAGCTGACCATCCGCTTCCTGACCGAGGACTCGGTCCGCCTCGGCGCCCTCACCAGCGGCCAGGTCCAGGTCGCCGAGCCGATCCCGCCGGCCAGCGTCAAGACCGTCCAGGGCGACCCGAAGATCAAGCTGCTGAGCACCGACGCGCCCGGCGCCAACTACGCGCTGGTCCTCAACACCAGCAAGGCGCCGCTCGACGACCCGAACGTCCGCAAGGCCGTCCAGCGCGGCATCGACCTCGACACCGACGTCAAGAGCGTCTACTTCGGCGTCTACAAGCGCGCCTGGAGCCCGATCTCCCCGACCACCCCGGACTACGACAAGTCCCTCGAGAACTCCTGGCCCCACGACAAGGCCGCGGCCGAGAAGGCCCTCGACGCGGCCGGCTGGACCACCCGCGACGACGCCGGCTACCGCACCAAGAACGGCCAGCGGCTCACCCTCGAATGGCCGCTGCCGCCGGCCGAGTTCGTCCGCGAGCAGCGCGAGACCCTCGGCCAGGCGATCCAGGCCGACCTGAAGAAGATCGGCATCGAGGTCACCCGGCCCCGGCTCGACATCGGCACCTACATCAAGAACGTGTACGGCGGCCAGGAGCACATCGCCGACTACAGCTGGGCCCGCTTCGACCCGGACGTGCTGCGGCTGTACTTCAACAGCGCCAGCCAGCCCGCCAAGGGCGGCCAGAACGCCACCTTCTACAAGGACGCCCAGCTCGACGAGTGGACCAACACCGGCAAGACCACCTTCGACAAGGTGGTCCGCAAGGACCTCTACACCAAGACCCAGCAGCGGGCCATCGACCTCGCGCTGATCGTCCCGCTGTACGTCCGCACCGCCGTGGTCGGCCAGTCCGCCCAGGTGCACGGCCTGACCGCCGACCCCAACACCTGGCTGAACTTCCACGACGCCTGGCTCGGTCAGTGACGTGAGCGCTTCCGACCCGACGGTCCCCGCCCTGCTGCGCGGGACGGCACGACGGCTGGCCGGCGCCCTCGCGGTGCTCCTCGGGGCCGCCACGGTCGCGTTCGCCGCGCTCCAGCTGATCCCCGGTGACCCGGTCACCGTGATGCTGGGCCCGGGCACCGCCGCCACCCCCGAGGTGAAGGCGCAGATCCGGGCCCAGTACGGGCTCGACCAGCCGGTCCTGGTGCAGTACCTGCACTACCTGGGCCGGCTGGCCACCGGAGACCTCGGCGAGTCGTACCAACTGCAGCGGCCGGTCGCCGACCTGATCGGCGACCAGCTCCTGCCGACCGTCCAACTCGCCCTCGCCGCCCTGGCCCTCGCCCTGGTGCTGGCCGTGCTCGCCGCCGTCGCCACCGCCGGGCGGCGCGGCCCGGCGCGCACCGCCGGCTCGCTCGCCGAACTGCTGGCCGTCTCCAGCCCCTCGTACTGGATCGGCATCCTGCTGCTCACCGCGTTCTCCTTCCAGCTGCGGATCTTCCCCGTCGCCGGCGACCAGGACCTCTCCGCCCTGGTGCTGCCCGCCGTCACCCTCGCCCTGCCGCTCACCGGCGTGCTCGCCCAGGTGCTCCGGGAGGGCCTGGAGACCGCGCTCGGGCAGCCCTTCGCCCTCACCGCCCGCTCCCGGGGCCTGGCCCCCGCCGCCGTCCTGCTGCGGCACGCCCTGCGGCACGCCGCCGCCTCCGCGGTCACCCTGACCGGCTGGCTCACCGGCTCGCTGCTCGGCGGCGCGGTGCTGGTGGAGAGCGTCTTCGGCCGGCCCGGCATCGGCGCGCTCAGCCTCCAGGGCACCACCAACAAGGACATGCCGCTGGTGGTCGGTCTGGTGCTGCTCTCCGCGCTGGTCTTCGTCGCCATCTCCACCCTCGTCGACCTGCTGTACCTCGCCATCGACCCCCGACTCAGGAGCCGGTGACCCATGGCCGAACCCCGCGCCGTCCTGCGTCCTCCCACCGCCCTGCGCCGTCTCGGCGCCCTGCGTCAGCCCACGATCCTGCGCACCGCCCGACGGCTCGGCGG from Kitasatospora terrestris includes the following:
- a CDS encoding ABC transporter substrate-binding protein, with amino-acid sequence MPRTGPRPLPLLAALSAGTLLLTACGSGGTGPAADSASATPVQGGSLTYATDVEPISFDIHVSQQDITGAIQRNVFDSLVHQDAKGEFQPWLATKWEIGPDLKSYTFTLRDGVKFTDGTPFDAEAVKLNFDRIVAKETKSQYAASLLGPYTGTQVVDPHTVKVTFSEPFAPFLQAASTAYLGFYSPKAIKENGAKLGAGGPADVGTGPFVFTAYTKGQSAQFSRNPDYNWAPADAAHQGPAYLDKLTIRFLTEDSVRLGALTSGQVQVAEPIPPASVKTVQGDPKIKLLSTDAPGANYALVLNTSKAPLDDPNVRKAVQRGIDLDTDVKSVYFGVYKRAWSPISPTTPDYDKSLENSWPHDKAAAEKALDAAGWTTRDDAGYRTKNGQRLTLEWPLPPAEFVREQRETLGQAIQADLKKIGIEVTRPRLDIGTYIKNVYGGQEHIADYSWARFDPDVLRLYFNSASQPAKGGQNATFYKDAQLDEWTNTGKTTFDKVVRKDLYTKTQQRAIDLALIVPLYVRTAVVGQSAQVHGLTADPNTWLNFHDAWLGQ
- a CDS encoding ABC transporter permease, which encodes MSASDPTVPALLRGTARRLAGALAVLLGAATVAFAALQLIPGDPVTVMLGPGTAATPEVKAQIRAQYGLDQPVLVQYLHYLGRLATGDLGESYQLQRPVADLIGDQLLPTVQLALAALALALVLAVLAAVATAGRRGPARTAGSLAELLAVSSPSYWIGILLLTAFSFQLRIFPVAGDQDLSALVLPAVTLALPLTGVLAQVLREGLETALGQPFALTARSRGLAPAAVLLRHALRHAAASAVTLTGWLTGSLLGGAVLVESVFGRPGIGALSLQGTTNKDMPLVVGLVLLSALVFVAISTLVDLLYLAIDPRLRSR